The Oryza glaberrima chromosome 5, OglaRS2, whole genome shotgun sequence DNA segment ttgaccgttcgtcttattcaaaaacttcgtgaaatatgtaaagttatatgcctacataaaaatatatttaacaatgaattaaatgataggaaaaaaattaataattacttaaattttttgaataagacaaacggtcaaatatgtgctaaaaagtcaacggcgacaaacatttcaaaacggagggagtatttatttaaCAAGGATGAACACAACCACCAGTTAGAATTGATCCAAGTACAATTAAAGAGGCTGTACACCTTGCCAGCTTATATATACCATTCtgaaaataagataaaaattGAATACAATATATGGTACACTTATCAAGGGGGACATACTGGTTAGTTGGTGGCTTCCCACCAATTCCAGCTTTtgatccaaaaaaaagaaaaaaaaagaaaaggaataccCAGCATGTAGTAGCTGTTCTCCAGTATACACTTGACCAAACAACACCAAAGGAATCCAATACCAATCCCACTAATAATGCCAACAACTACTACCATCTACCTGTACCCTCAATATCTATATCTACTTTTCACCTTTCTttatcctctcctttttttacCCTTAATTCTTCATTATtaatatctaattaattaattaattaattaattataaggaAGTAGtggtaaaaaaacaaagtgaaaAAGGTGgcgtggtaaaaaaaataaaataaaaagaaaagggaataataataataataataataaattagttGATGTCCACCATGGCGTCGTGGAAGGCGGTGACGCGGTCGGGTGTGACGCACTGGGTGATGAGCCGTGCCCCTGGTTTGTGGGCCCAGGGCTTGACGAGGATACACGTGGCGATGTAGTCCAGGTTCGTGAGCGGCACGACGTGggccggtgggccccacccgtagTCCACCTCGGCGAAGCCCAGCCGCGTCCAGTCGGAGACCAGCAGCGTCCGGTAGTCGGAGGTGATCTGGTACGGGTCGACTCCGGCCATCTCTCCGGCGGCCCACCGCGCGAACTCCGACGGGAGCCGCTTCTTCCCCTCCCGGATCATCCTCACCACGTCGGTgacgctcgccgtcgccaccctcccGGCGGTGGAGGCCACCCGCATGATGTAGTAGCAGTTGCCGTAgaacccggcgccgccgcgcgggaggaggagcggccggGCGTTCATGGCGAAGGAGAGGTTGATCGGCGTCGAGGGGtcgaacgcggcggcgcgggtgcggCTCTGCCATGCCTTGGCGATGAGCACCTCGAAGGCGGAGCAgcgggcgccgccggtggccgccgcgaACTGGGACTTGAAGTGGTTGATGTAGTCGGCGGAGATGTCGATGGCGAGGTACTCGAGGCGGGACGCGCCGGCCGGCTCCGGGAGGGCGCCGACCATGGCGCCGGCCGGGTCGGGCACCGCGTCGCGCCCCCACGACGGGGCCACCGTGAtgctctcgccgccgcgggcgagctcgccgaccgcgcCCATGAACTGCGCCGCCCCCGGGCCGTCCGCCACCGCGTGGCTGAACCTGAACCCCACCACGAACCCGCCGCACGCGAACGTCGTCACCTGCATTACcactcgccgccggtgagctcacGGCAGCACAAACACCTGAATCGATCCcaaatgcggcggcggcggcggaggcggaggcgtacCTGGACGAGCAGGATGAGCTTGTCTTCCTCGTCGCGGGTGGGGCGGGGGCGCGGGTGGGGGAGCAGCTCGTCCTTGGAGATGGCGAGAGGGTACTCGAGGTAATCCACGTCCTCGAGCCGGCACGGGACAGCCGCCTCGATGAACCACaccccgccatggccgccggcgccgccgcagcaatCCACCTGGAGCTCGCCGGAGTCCCGGGAGACGGAGAGCCTCCCGGCGAGCGGATAGTACTCGACGAGGGCTCTCGCGAGGGCCGTCTCGATGGCGCGGGCGGGGGCGAGCCCCTGCCCCGCGGCGTCCCTCGCCGGGTCGGGCTTGAAGACGTGGAGCGACTCGATGAGCGCCATCTGGGTGGGGTAGCGGTCGAGCCAGGAGAGGCGGAGCGGGGCCGACGGCGTGGGGGACGACGGGAGCACCAGCTTCTGGGACAGCCGCTCCACCGCCttgtccggcgccgccgccgccatgggagggggaggaggtggttgTGGGGGGTGATGAGTTGGAAGCTGCGTGTGGGGAGTGAGAAGCTGGAGGGGGGAGTGAATTGAATGAGGTGGGTGGAGAGGTGGATAGGGGAGTTTATATAGGGGGGTAGCTGGGGTGTCTGGACAGCGGCGCGCAGGCGCACGCGGAATAATTAACGTTATTAATTATTAAGTAATCCAAAGATAACTAACCAGGGTTACGCGGTGTAATTAACGGCAAGTAAATCCAAAGATTAATTAAACCTGGTTTGAGGGTCCCGCAGGAGGATCCTACGGTTTAATTACCTCTCCTCCGATATGAATCATGCATTACTGAtcctccctccgtactcgtaaagtaGGTCGTTTAAGACAAcgacacggtctctaaaatCAGGGACGGATCTACCCATTAGGCAGGGTGGGTCGACCGACTCAGCTACGACTCATGTCACCCTACACTCGCAAGACCCCTTACCCCCTTATAGTAGTCATGGGCCATTAAAATTAGGTATAACAAAGTGTGAACACCCAAAAAATTGAGGCAGTTATACGAATGAACTACCAATACGATATGTATTATGTTCGATTGCTCTTATCGAGTGAACATCTCCGCTCTCCGCcccatatatattttaaagctgCGTCCGCCACtgtccaaaacacaactttgactttttgtttctataaaaatattcattgaaaagtgatatatgtatacttttatgaaagtatttttcaagacaaatctattcatataatttttatatttttaaacattatcctaaatgATTtgctttatgagtatggagggagtacgaatTAACACTCACAGTGGTGAATGCACACATTGACACATACACACAATACTCTATCATTGTAATATATGATGTCATTGATTTTtggatcattcgtcttattcaaaattttcatgcacgtataaaaatttaaattatgcTTGACGATGTTTGATGATaaacaagtaaaataaataaataataattacatattttttgaataagataaattatCAAACGTATCTAAAATATCGTAAATTAGAAAAGGTGGGTAATACAGTCACACATGTATGTAGCTGACTATCTATTCATGGACATGCTATGTATCATTGGGAAAAAGAATAAGGTGGATAGGTTTGAGCATTAGCTGATTAAAATccagtcagaaaaaaaaaagggtgatcAAGATGTTTCCATTATTAAAACGAATATCTTAGGCGCAGTAACAATTCTAAAGAAGAAAACGTGACTCCTCGCAGGCTGGAGCACACATATTCTATTCCATGTGAAAAGCACGGACGGGAATTATATCCTTTTTCTAAAGAAGAAGATGCTACCTGTCCGAAACACGCTCATTAATTAAAAGGAAGTTCGATCCCAAAGAAAACCAAAACTCCAAATTTCGTCGAATCTGTGTTCGCGAAAAAAATTTCGTCGAATCTGTCTATCTAAGAAACAGACGAGGGCCTCTCCTACTCAA contains these protein-coding regions:
- the LOC127774372 gene encoding acyl transferase 7 — protein: MAAAAPDKAVERLSQKLVLPSSPTPSAPLRLSWLDRYPTQMALIESLHVFKPDPARDAAGQGLAPARAIETALARALVEYYPLAGRLSVSRDSGELQVDCCGGAGGHGGVWFIEAAVPCRLEDVDYLEYPLAISKDELLPHPRPRPTRDEEDKLILLVQVTTFACGGFVVGFRFSHAVADGPGAAQFMGAVGELARGGESITVAPSWGRDAVPDPAGAMVGALPEPAGASRLEYLAIDISADYINHFKSQFAAATGGARCSAFEVLIAKAWQSRTRAAAFDPSTPINLSFAMNARPLLLPRGGAGFYGNCYYIMRVASTAGRVATASVTDVVRMIREGKKRLPSEFARWAAGEMAGVDPYQITSDYRTLLVSDWTRLGFAEVDYGWGPPAHVVPLTNLDYIATCILVKPWAHKPGARLITQCVTPDRVTAFHDAMVDIN